From a region of the Danio aesculapii chromosome 4, fDanAes4.1, whole genome shotgun sequence genome:
- the LOC130222756 gene encoding gastrula zinc finger protein XlCGF57.1 encodes MAVVKEEGEEVKIEEFSQDTEKQTDCVLLKDERQDLSITEEKDQKETHLKPFSSSETEKTPSEEKPAAICVHCGKCFLKRRDLSVHLRIHTGEKPHVCQQCGKRFAQRTSLTVHIRSHTGERPFTCQQCGKSFTHKGTLRAHQKTHPGAAPFSCKLCGKSLSRKESLIIHMRVHTGERPFICGHCGKGFRCKVSLGYHLKIHIRNNGFVCKHCGASCPDKNQLRNHVKTHMGERPYMCHHCGKSSPNKANLNIHMRTHTGEKPYICPQCGKDFTIKGNLQTHIRVHTGEKPFTCVQCGDRFTYQKDLKRHSQQTHCGKASSSAFDKMLTKGRSSANPTEDVSGRLFNCGLCNKTFLLPSHLKMHLRRHAFLRPYFCSLCGKGFKWLGSLKWHQKICVCAKLIATG; translated from the exons ATGGCAGTTGTGAAAGAGGAAGGTGAAGAGGTGAAGATTGAAGAATTCAGCCAAGATACTGAgaaacaaacag ACTGTGTGTTGCTGAAAGACGAGAGGCAAGATCTGAGTATAACAGAGGAGAAAGATCAGAAAGAAACACATCTAAAACCTTTTAGCTCCTCAGAGACAGAAAAGACTCCCTCAGAGGAAAAACCAGCAGCTATCTGCGTCCACTGTGGGAAGTGCTTCCTGAAGCGCAGAGACCTTAGTGTCCACTTgcggattcacaccggagagaaacctcaCGTCTGCCAGCAGTGCGGGAAACGGTTCGCGCAAAGAACCAGCCTCACCGTGCACATAAGATCCCACACCGGAGAGAGGCCGTTCACTTGCCAGCAATGCGGGAAGAGTTTCACTCATAAAGGAACCCTCAGGGCCCACCAGAAAACCCATCCCGGAGCAGCTCCGTTCTCCTGCAAGCTCTGCGGAAAGAGTCTCTCGCGAAAAGAAAGCCTTATtattcacatgagagttcacacagGAGAGAGGCCGTTCATCTGCGGACACTGTGGAAAGGGTTTCCGATGTAAGGTCAGCCTCGGGTACCACTTGAAGATTCACATTAGGAATAACGGGTTTGTGTGTAAACACTGCGGAGCAAGTTGTCCGGATAAGAATCAGCTCAGGAATCACGTGAAAACACACATGGGGGAAAGACCGTACATGTGCCATCACTGCGGAAAGAGTTCACCCAATAAAGCCAACCTTAACATCCACATGAGAacccacaccggagagaagccctACATCTGCCCTCAGTGCGGAAAAGACTTCACCATTAAAGGAAACCTGCAGACTCACATCagagttcacaccggagagaagccgttcACTTGTGTTCAGTGTGGCGACAGATTCACGTACCAGAAGGACCTGAAGCGGCATTCGCAGCAGACTCATTGCGGAAAAGCTAGTTCTTCAGCATTTGATAAGATGCTAACAAAAGGACGCAGTTCTGCGAATCCCACAGAGGATGTGTCTGGGAGACTGTTTAATTGTGGGTTatgtaataaaacatttcttttgcCGTCACACCTGAAGATGCACTTGAGAAGACATGCTTTCTTGAGACCGTATTTTTGCTCTTTGTGTGGGAAGGGTTTTAAGTGGCTCGGCAGTTTAAAATGGCACCAGAAAATCTGCGTTTGTGCTAAATTAATTGCGACTGGGTGA
- the LOC130222754 gene encoding mediator of RNA polymerase II transcription subunit 15-like, with amino-acid sequence MGAATMWILSYCFAVLLALGACDPGPNNPSKRSIYSAAVKGGYDAGSYSSQTGSSGVLMTVEKTGSDSSTSQLQGSGVDLTGSGSLVYGTVGNAVNIGITGNDASPSTNVQGSEVLSSSVLMPLQQSSSIPKPMLLTAQVQTVPHSNSQQPASSGTIALSSPLQLSLSSGQQLPQSAVHAGRRPHKPLRGKPHLSGSRPIPNPAFNTLKPLKPKEPASHPSLQILQYGSVPSGLSVSSYELVSQSNGQTVNQPSGVQPPHVDISVVQPSNQLIQPAVDTSVAQASSQQLVQTSQSISQSDDQQPVHGRFVSMAQPSGLTLLKPQKGRHKFASQLPSSTSMLQAPGSSFVVQSTSQIPVQLRYQSEAQSASQKPGQTSYLSVPQTVFQPAQIHYQSVAQPTVQQAEASYQLLSLSNGKQLVQAESQSEAQPGPISYQFVAKPGLQQPAHVSFSVTQPISQQAGLSTYEYVVEQSGQPLFKPVQSHAVHQIGSKLYSCQELPQHGYQSRFRSPHRTSLPALTLHTKPVVQFGHQAPVKPNHPRPLTSTLQSILTPAQVLFGQQSPSRPSYTPQALLVEPMYQPLAPSSSETISLAEYQVSPVPGQFVSQPQMLPISQSLTQSSSSSGVPVQSSYQPLVLTSYETVLQPGYQPSSVLVPSTSSQALSSPVVSNHESVFQSVQPELVSPLQVNYQSVTGQNAPGPAQNSRPSSQKLFRLLQQVKS; translated from the exons ATGGGTGCAGCAACAATGTGGATTTTAAG TTATTGCTTTGCAGTACTTTTAGCCCTTGGTGCATGTGATCCTGGACCTAATAATCCCAGCAAGCGATCGATTTACAGTGCTGCAGTTAAAGGGGGCTATGATGCGGGAAGCTACAGTTCTCAGACTGGCTCTTCAGGCGTTCTCATGACTGTTGAGAAAACAGGCTCTGATTCTTCCACAAGTCAACTTCAGGGATCTGGTGTTGATTTGACTGGAAGTGGTAGTCTTGTTTATGGTACTGTGGGAAATGCAGTGAATATTGGCATTACTGGGAATGATGCGAGTCCGTCAACTAATGTTCAAGGATCTGAAGTCCTCAGTTCTTCTGTCTTGATGCCATTGCAGCAAAGCAGTTCTATTCCTAAGCCAATGCTGCTAACTGCCCAAGTGCAGACTGTCCCCCATTCTAACAGTCAGCAACCAGCAAGTTCTGGAACCATAGCTCTGTCTAGCCCTCTGCAGTTGTCCCTGTCCAGTGGCCAACAACTACCACAGTCTGCAGTGCATGCTGGTAGAAGACCCCACAAGCCTCTGAGAGGTAAACCCCACCTGTCTGGTTCCAGACCAATTCCAAATCCAGCATTCAACACTTTGAAGCCTCTTAAACCAAAAGAGCCTGCATCACATCCTAGCTTACAAATATTACAATATGGCAGTGTGCCAAGTGGCCTATCTGTGTCTAGCTATGAACTTGTCAGCCAATCCAATGGCCAGACTGTAAATCAACCAAGTGGTGTGCAGCCTCCACATGTTGACATCTCTGTGGTCCAACCCAGCAATCAACTTATTCAACCGGCAGTTGACACCTCTGTGGCCCAGGCCTCCAGCCAGCAGCTAGTTCAGACAAGCCAATCTATTTCCCAGTCAGATGACCAGCAACCAGTACATGGTCGTTTTGTCTCTATGGCTCAGCCCAGTGGCCTCACTCTTCTTAAGCCCCAGAAAGGTAGACATAAGTTCGCGTCCCAGCTTCCATCCAGTACAAGTATGCTACAAGCACCTGGTTCTAGTTTTGTAGTGCAATCCACTAGCCAAATACCAGTACAACTCCGCTACCAATCAGAGGCCCAGTCTGCTTCCCAAAAGCCAGGACAAACCAGCTACCTGTCTGTGCCCCAAACTGTTTTCCAACCAGCACAAATCCACTACCAGTCTGTAGCCCAGCCAACTGTTCAACAAGCAGAAGCCAGCTATCAATTGTTGTCTCTTTCCAATGGAAAGCAACTGGTACAGGCTGAATCGCAATCAGAGGCCCAGCCAGGACCCATCAGCTATCAGTTTGTGGCCAAGCCTGGTCTCCAACAGCCAGCACATGTCAGCTTCTCTGTAACCCAACCGATCAGCCAGCAAGCAGGACTATCCACCTATGAGTATGTCGTCGAGCAGAGTGGGCAACCCCTTTTCAAGCCAGTGCAGTCTCATGCGGTTCACCAGATCGGCTCCAAGCTTTATTCATGCCAAGAGTTACCTCAGCACGGTTACCAGTCAAGGTTTCGGTCTCCACATAGAACCAGTCTTCCAGCCCTAACTCTGCACACCAAACCTGTTGTACAGTTCGGCCACCAGGCACCTGTGAAGCCCAACCATCCCAGACCCCTCACATCAACTCTCCAATCCATTTTAACACCAGCTCAAGTGCTATTTGGCCAGCAGTCTCCATCTCGGCCAAGCTACACTCCCCAAGCTTTGCTAGTGGAACCCATGTACCAGCCCCTGGCACCGTCAAGTTCAGAGACCATCTCTCTTGCTGAATACCAGGTATCTCCTGTTCCAGGGCAGTTTGTTTCCCAGCCTCAAATGCTGCCCATTAGTCAGTCTCTCACTCAGTCCAGCTCTTCCTCTGGTGTGCCAGTGCAGTCCAGCTACCAGCCTCTGGTACTAACAAGTTATGAGACTGTCTTACAGCCTGGATATCAGCCCTCTTCAGTGCTTGTGCCATCAACAAGTTCTCAAGCATTGAGCAGTCCGGTAGTGTCAAACCATGAGTCTGTGTTTCAGTCAGTTCAACCTGAACTTGTATCTCCACTACAGGTGAATTATCAGTCTGTCACAGGTCAAAATGCTCCTGGACCTGCTCAAAATAGTAGGCCTTCATCCCAGAAGTTGTTCAGGCTGTTACAGCAAGTGAAGTCCTAG